The Nitrospirota bacterium genome has a segment encoding these proteins:
- a CDS encoding IPT/TIG domain-containing protein has protein sequence MLLCLAVAWVFMLPSPLPAGEAQYAYDDLGRLTTVVDEAGNTAVYNYDAVGNLLSIDRFTPGAGGIGIYVLLPAKGAVGSQVKIQGYGFDPTPANNTVTFNGTAATVVSSTTYAIVATVPSGAATGTVSVTNSNGTANSPQAFTVFGAPTISGITPGTVGQNTRPTVSISGTNLAKATGVTFSHSGITGTIATGVTDTSLPVKLQVLSTVPPGAYAFTVTTPLGTANSGSVVVTVATPASSYVHARSPVSVYVPKGTPSGSTMATAPAVSEFFPAQTMAPSGSTSAVAPPTSEFLSPPATVAPSGPTMTVAPPVSELLP, from the coding sequence TTGCTGCTGTGTCTGGCGGTGGCCTGGGTATTCATGCTGCCCAGCCCGCTGCCAGCCGGCGAGGCGCAGTATGCGTATGACGACCTCGGCCGGCTGACGACTGTCGTGGATGAAGCCGGCAACACCGCCGTTTACAACTATGACGCCGTGGGGAATCTGTTGAGCATCGACCGGTTCACACCCGGCGCCGGCGGTATCGGCATTTATGTCCTGCTGCCTGCGAAAGGCGCCGTCGGCAGCCAGGTCAAGATCCAAGGGTATGGCTTTGATCCCACCCCGGCCAACAACACGGTCACGTTCAACGGGACTGCCGCGACCGTCGTGTCCTCGACGACCTATGCCATTGTGGCCACAGTGCCCAGCGGTGCCGCCACCGGCACGGTGTCCGTGACCAATAGCAACGGGACGGCCAATAGTCCGCAAGCGTTCACCGTTTTCGGCGCGCCGACGATCAGCGGCATCACTCCCGGCACCGTTGGCCAAAACACCAGGCCGACCGTCTCCATCTCAGGAACCAACCTCGCCAAAGCCACCGGCGTGACGTTTTCGCATTCAGGTATTACCGGCACCATCGCCACGGGCGTGACGGACACCTCGTTGCCCGTCAAGCTGCAGGTCCTGTCGACCGTCCCGCCGGGCGCCTATGCCTTTACCGTCACCACGCCGCTGGGCACGGCTAACAGCGGTTCCGTGGTGGTGACCGTCGCGACGCCGGCATCCAGTTATGTCCATGCGAGGTCCCCTGTGAGCGTCTATGTCCCGAAGGGGACTCCTTCAGGATCCACCATGGCGACGGCGCCGGCCGTCAGTGAGTTCTTCCCGGCGCAGACGATGGCCCCGAGCGGTTCGACGTCCGCCGTCGCTCCGCCGACGAGCGAATTCTTGTCGCCCCCGGCCACGGTGGCGCCGTCCGGCCCCACGATGACGGTGGCGCCGCCCGTGAGCGAACTGCTCCCGTGA